One Euphorbia lathyris chromosome 1, ddEupLath1.1, whole genome shotgun sequence DNA segment encodes these proteins:
- the LOC136202565 gene encoding DELLA protein GAI-like → MKRDYQQSCRASSSSGSKGDSSSIAKGKLWEDDQDAGGMDELLAVLGYKVRSSDMADVAQKLEQLEMVMGTAQQDGISDLSDTVHYNPSDLSGWVQTMLSELNPSASNQQDSVFAFSNPPKSGIFTDDSEYDLRAIPGVAAYPSETETSGRKRIKTCDSSDASRPVVLVDSEETGVRLVHTLLACAEAIQEDNLKLAESLVKHIGLLAASQASSMRKVATYFAEALARRIYKIYPQDPSYSDTLEMHFYETCPYLKFAHFTANQAILEAFGSAKRVHVIDFGLKQGMQWPALMQALALRPGGPPAFRLTGIGPPQANNTDSLQQVGWKLAQLAETIGVEFEFRGLVANSLADVEPEILEVRAAEVETVAVNSVMELHRVLGRPGGMEKVVSSIKAVKPKIVTIVEQEANHNCPVFVERFSEALHYYSSLFDSLEGSAAAASEDVVMSELYLGRQICNVVGCEGTERVERHETLSQWKNRLGSNGFKAVHLGSNAFKQASMLLALFAGGHGYRVEENNGCLMLAWHTRPLIATSAWQLAA, encoded by the coding sequence ATGAAGCGAGATTATCAACAAAGCTGCCGCGCCAGTAGCAGCTCGGGTTCCAAGGGAGATTCCTCTTCAATAGCTAAAGGAAAATTGTGGGAAGATGACCAAGATGCTGGAGGTATGGATGAATTACTCGCTGTTCTTGGTTACAAGGTTCGCTCTTCAGATATGGCCGATGTTGCTCAGAAGCTTGAACAGCTTGAAATGGTTATGGGTACTGCTCAACAAGATGGGATTTCTGACCTTTCTGATACCGTACATTATAATCCCTCCGATCTTTCTGGTTGGGTTCAGACTATGCTCTCCGAGCTTAATCCATCGGCTTCAAATCAGCAGGATTCTGTTTTTGCTTTCTCAAATCCTCCCAAATCTGGAATTTTCACTGACGATTCGGAATACGATCTCCGAGCAATTCCAGGAGTGGCTGCTTACCCATCAGAGACGGAAACTAGCGGGAGGAAGAGAATCAAAACTTGCGATTCAAGTGATGCGTCGCGGCCGGTTGTCTTAGTTGATTCAGAAGAGACAGGAGTCCGTCTAGTCCATACGCTGTTAGCTTGTGCAGAAGCAATTCAAGAAGACAATCTCAAACTGGCTGAGTCACTCGTCAAACACATAGGATTACTCGCTGCATCTCAAGCAAGTTCTATGAGAAAAGTGGCCACTTACTTCGCTGAAGCTTTAGCTCGTAGAATTTACAAAATATACCCTCAAGATCCTTCCTATTCTGATACTTTAGAGATGCATTTCTACGAAACATGTCCTTATCTGAAATTCGCCCATTTCACTGCTAATCAAGCcattcttgaagcttttggtagTGCAAAGCGCGTTCATGTCATCGATTTCGGCCTGAAACAAGGTATGCAATGGCCGGCTCTTATGCAAGCTCTCGCTTTGCGTCCTGGTGGTCCTCCGGCTTTCCGATTAACTGGAATTGGTCCTCCACAGGCTAATAATACGGATAGTCTGCAACAGGTAGGATGGAAGCTAGCTCAATTAGCTGAAACGATTGGCGTGGAATTCGAATTTCGGGGATTGGTTGCGAATAGTTTAGCAGATGTTGAACCAGAAATTCTGGAGGTCCGGGCAGCTGAGGTGGAGACAGTGGCTGTGAATTCGGTTATGGAGCTGCACAGGGTACTCGGTCGGCCTGGTGGAATGGAGAAGGTAGTTTCATCAATAAAGGCCGTGAAGCCTAAGATAGTTACGATTGTTGAGCAGGAAGCGAACCACAACTGTCCTGTTTTTGTTGAGAGGTTCAGTGAAGCGTTACATTATTACTCGAGTTTGTTTGACTCGTTAGAAGGATCGGCAGCAGCAGCGAGTGAGGACGTGGTGATGTCGGAGTTGTATTTAGGAAGGCAGATATGCAACGTAGTGGGTTGTGAAGGAACAGAGAGAGTTGAGAGACATGAAACGTTGAGTCAATGGAAGAATAGGCTTGGATCGAATGGGTTCAAGGCAGTTCATCTAGGTTCAAATGCGTTTAAACAAGCTAGTATGCTACTAGCACTATTTGCCGGTGGCCACGGCTATAGGGTAGAGGAAAATAATGGCTGTCTTATGCTTGCCTGGCATACCAGACCACTCATTGCTACCTCAGCTTGGCAACTCGCTGCTTAA